One Aureibacter tunicatorum DNA segment encodes these proteins:
- the thiS gene encoding sulfur carrier protein ThiS, whose amino-acid sequence MQVYINNELQEFDADLSVEKMLASMQIKPNGIAIAINNTIVSKSKWDGHFIKENDKITIIKATQGG is encoded by the coding sequence ATGCAGGTATACATCAACAATGAACTTCAAGAATTCGATGCCGATCTATCGGTAGAAAAAATGCTTGCTTCCATGCAAATCAAGCCTAATGGCATCGCTATTGCCATCAACAATACTATTGTTTCAAAGAGCAAATGGGACGGTCATTTTATCAAAGAAAATGACAAAATAACCATTATCAAAGCCACTCAAGGAGGCTAA
- the thiC gene encoding phosphomethylpyrimidine synthase ThiC, whose protein sequence is MRKDRIPTQETITREPFPASTKVYVPGKIHDIKVAMREIALEDSVTHLPDGTKEYEKNNPVTVYDTSGPYSDPNIDIDVRKGLDRLREQWILDRGDVERLDNISSNYGKMREANPSLDELRFQHRHKPLRAKEGQNVSQLHYAKKGIITPEMEYIAIRENQRIDEMENIGHQHAGQNFGANTPQKKITPEFVRDEIASGRAIIPCNINHPESEPMIIGRNFLVKINANIGNSATTSSIEEEVEKAVWACRWGADNIMDLSTGKNIHETREWVIRNSPVPVGTVPIYQALEKVNGKAEDLTWEIFRDTLIEQAEQGVDYFTIHAGVLLKYIPLTARRVTGIVSRGGSIMAKWCLHHHKENFLYTNFEEICEIMKAYDVAFSLGDGLRPGSIADANDAAQFGELETLGELAKIAMKHEVQTMIEGPGHVPMHMIKANMDKQLEACNEAPFYTLGPLTTDIAPGYDHITSGIGAAMIGWFGTAMLCYVTPKEHLGLPNKEDVREGVVTYKLAAHAADLAKGHPGAQVRDNALSKARFEFRWRDQFNLSLDPEKALAFHDETLPAEGAKTAHFCSMCGPNFCSMKITQDVRDYAEANGLTEDEALAKGMEEKSKQFSDQGNEIYL, encoded by the coding sequence ATGCGTAAAGATAGAATCCCTACTCAGGAAACGATCACAAGAGAGCCGTTTCCAGCATCCACTAAAGTATACGTTCCTGGCAAGATCCACGACATCAAAGTCGCTATGAGAGAGATTGCTTTGGAGGATTCTGTAACACACTTGCCTGATGGCACAAAGGAATACGAAAAAAATAACCCTGTAACTGTTTATGATACAAGCGGTCCGTATTCTGACCCAAATATCGACATAGATGTAAGAAAAGGTCTTGACAGACTAAGAGAGCAGTGGATTCTTGACCGTGGTGATGTAGAAAGACTAGACAATATCTCTTCCAACTATGGGAAAATGCGCGAAGCAAATCCATCATTGGACGAGCTAAGATTCCAACATAGACATAAGCCGCTTAGAGCTAAAGAAGGACAAAATGTTTCCCAACTTCACTATGCGAAAAAGGGAATCATTACTCCAGAAATGGAATATATCGCGATTAGAGAAAATCAGCGTATTGACGAGATGGAAAACATTGGTCATCAACATGCTGGTCAAAACTTTGGAGCGAATACTCCTCAAAAAAAAATCACACCTGAGTTTGTAAGAGATGAAATCGCTTCAGGTAGAGCTATCATTCCTTGCAACATCAACCACCCTGAATCAGAGCCAATGATCATCGGCCGTAACTTCTTGGTGAAAATCAATGCTAACATTGGCAACTCCGCTACGACTTCAAGCATCGAAGAAGAAGTGGAAAAAGCTGTGTGGGCATGTCGTTGGGGAGCTGACAATATCATGGACCTTTCAACAGGTAAGAACATTCACGAAACGCGCGAATGGGTAATCCGTAACTCTCCTGTTCCTGTAGGTACAGTGCCTATCTATCAAGCTCTTGAAAAGGTAAATGGCAAAGCGGAAGACTTGACTTGGGAAATCTTCAGAGATACTTTGATCGAACAAGCTGAGCAAGGTGTTGACTATTTCACTATTCACGCAGGCGTGTTATTGAAATATATTCCTTTGACTGCCAGAAGAGTAACTGGTATTGTATCCAGAGGAGGGTCTATAATGGCAAAATGGTGTCTGCATCATCACAAAGAAAACTTCTTGTACACAAACTTTGAGGAAATTTGCGAAATCATGAAGGCTTATGATGTTGCTTTTTCTTTGGGCGACGGACTAAGACCCGGCTCTATCGCTGATGCGAATGATGCAGCTCAATTTGGCGAGTTGGAAACTCTTGGAGAATTAGCTAAAATCGCTATGAAGCATGAGGTTCAAACGATGATCGAAGGACCTGGACACGTACCTATGCATATGATCAAAGCAAACATGGACAAGCAATTAGAAGCTTGCAATGAAGCGCCTTTCTATACATTAGGACCATTGACTACAGATATAGCACCAGGGTATGACCATATCACATCCGGTATCGGAGCTGCAATGATCGGCTGGTTCGGTACAGCTATGCTTTGCTATGTGACGCCTAAAGAACACCTTGGACTTCCTAACAAAGAAGATGTAAGAGAGGGTGTTGTTACATACAAACTTGCCGCTCATGCTGCTGACTTGGCCAAAGGTCATCCAGGAGCTCAGGTAAGAGACAACGCTTTAAGCAAGGCGCGTTTCGAATTCCGCTGGAGAGATCAATTCAACCTGTCTCTTGACCCGGAAAAAGCGCTAGCATTCCATGATGAGACACTTCCGGCTGAAGGTGCTAAAACAGCTCACTTCTGCTCTATGTGCGGTCCAAACTTCTGCTCAATGAAGATCACTCAAGATGTTAGGGATTATGCCGAGGCAAACGGCCTTACGGAAGATGAGGCATTAGCAAAAGGCATGGAAGAAAAATCCAAGCAATTCTCTGACCAAGGAAACGAAATTTATTTGTAA
- a CDS encoding thiamine phosphate synthase, translated as MISRLHYITQDLSEISHQEQVKRACEGGADWVQLRVKEKPVNDIETIALEAQKICKKFGAKLIINDHIQIAKSIQADGVHIGKEDTPPQEARDYLGDNYIIGCTANTLEDVLRLQALKIDYIGLGPFRFTSTKKNLSPVIGIEGYKVILAHDIKLPIIGIGGIKTEDIPSLLNAGLHGIAVSSLINLAENPSEKTKEIISTLENNIHA; from the coding sequence ATGATTTCCCGTTTACATTATATAACACAGGACTTAAGCGAAATCAGTCATCAAGAACAAGTCAAAAGAGCTTGTGAAGGAGGCGCTGATTGGGTACAACTGAGGGTGAAGGAAAAGCCTGTCAATGACATTGAGACTATAGCCTTGGAAGCTCAAAAAATCTGCAAGAAATTTGGAGCCAAGCTTATTATCAATGATCATATCCAAATCGCAAAATCCATCCAAGCGGATGGCGTGCATATAGGCAAGGAAGATACTCCTCCTCAAGAAGCTCGTGATTATTTAGGAGATAACTACATCATTGGTTGCACTGCCAATACATTGGAAGATGTTTTAAGGCTTCAAGCTCTTAAAATTGACTATATTGGCTTGGGTCCGTTTAGATTCACAAGTACAAAGAAAAACTTGAGTCCGGTCATTGGCATTGAAGGCTATAAAGTCATTCTCGCTCATGACATTAAGCTTCCTATCATCGGAATAGGCGGAATCAAAACCGAAGATATTCCTTCTTTACTCAATGCAGGACTTCATGGTATCGCTGTCTCTTCATTGATAAATTTAGCTGAAAACCCTTCGGAAAAAACCAAGGAAATCATTTCAACATTAGAAAACAACATCCATGCTTAA
- a CDS encoding thiazole synthase, with translation MLKIGDKEFKSRLFTGTGKFSNNNLMRKSLEASESELVTVALKRVDIKSDDDDMLKVLSHERINLLPNTSGVRNAKEAIFAAQLAREALETNFVKLEIHPDPKYLLPDPIETLKATEELAKDGFIVMPYIHADPVLCKRLENAGSSAVMPLGSPIGSNKGLKTIDFLEIIIEQSNLPVVVDAGIGAPSDAAKAMELGADAVLVNTAIAVSPNPVEMAIAFKMAVEAGRMAYEAKLAASKNFAEASSPLTSFLD, from the coding sequence ATGCTTAAAATAGGAGACAAAGAATTCAAATCAAGGCTGTTCACAGGTACAGGTAAATTCAGCAATAATAACCTGATGCGCAAATCGCTTGAAGCATCAGAGAGCGAATTGGTAACAGTAGCTTTGAAACGCGTCGACATTAAAAGTGATGATGACGATATGCTCAAAGTATTGAGCCATGAAAGAATTAACCTATTGCCTAATACATCAGGCGTCAGAAATGCTAAAGAAGCTATTTTTGCCGCACAATTGGCAAGAGAAGCCTTAGAAACAAATTTTGTTAAACTGGAAATACACCCCGACCCGAAATACTTATTGCCTGATCCCATCGAAACTCTTAAAGCCACTGAAGAATTGGCCAAGGATGGATTTATCGTCATGCCATATATACATGCTGATCCTGTGTTGTGCAAGCGACTGGAAAATGCGGGTTCTTCAGCTGTAATGCCTCTTGGATCGCCTATCGGAAGCAATAAAGGGTTGAAAACAATTGATTTTCTGGAAATCATCATCGAGCAAAGCAACCTTCCAGTAGTTGTTGACGCTGGTATAGGAGCGCCTTCTGACGCTGCAAAAGCTATGGAGCTTGGTGCTGACGCAGTCTTGGTAAATACCGCAATCGCAGTCTCTCCAAATCCAGTTGAAATGGCCATTGCATTTAAAATGGCAGTTGAAGCAGGACGCATGGCTTATGAGGCTAAACTTGCAGCAAGCAAAAACTTCGCTGAGGCAAGTAGTCCTTTGACAAGTTTCTTGGATTAA
- the thiH gene encoding 2-iminoacetate synthase ThiH, translating into MNSFLEVFRQYKWDDVKNSIYAKTSQDVERALSKDKRDLEDFKALISPAAAPYLEQMAQLSHQLTQKRFGKTIQMYIPLYLSNECQNICTYCGFSQDNKLRRITLTDSQINREVEIIKKMGYDHVLLVTGEANKTVGVDYFENALDLIRPHFSHISMEVQPLDQNDYERLIDKGLNTVLVYQETYHEEDYKLHHPKGKKSNFKYRIETPDRLGRAGIHKIGIGNLIGLEDWRTDCFFTALHLNYLEKKYWQTKYSISFPRLRPFSGGLEPKVEMIDRELVQLICAYRIFNEEVELSLSTREREIFRDNVIKLGITTISAGSKTNPGGYAAAKESLEQFEISDERSPQQIAEMIRKQGYEAVWKDWDAVLA; encoded by the coding sequence ATGAATAGTTTTTTAGAAGTCTTCAGGCAATATAAATGGGATGACGTAAAAAACAGTATTTACGCCAAAACCTCTCAGGATGTGGAAAGGGCATTGAGCAAGGATAAGAGAGATTTGGAAGACTTCAAGGCATTGATTTCACCAGCTGCCGCTCCATATCTAGAGCAAATGGCTCAGCTTAGCCATCAGTTGACGCAAAAAAGATTTGGAAAAACTATTCAAATGTACATCCCGCTTTATTTATCCAACGAGTGTCAAAATATTTGCACTTACTGTGGATTTAGCCAAGACAATAAACTGCGCAGAATCACTCTAACAGATTCTCAAATCAATCGTGAAGTGGAGATTATCAAAAAAATGGGATATGACCACGTATTGCTAGTGACTGGAGAAGCCAACAAAACAGTTGGTGTCGATTACTTTGAAAATGCCTTGGATTTGATACGTCCGCATTTTTCACATATTTCGATGGAAGTACAACCGCTAGATCAGAATGATTATGAACGGTTAATTGACAAAGGTTTAAATACTGTATTGGTCTACCAAGAAACTTATCATGAAGAAGACTACAAACTTCATCATCCAAAAGGAAAAAAATCAAACTTCAAATACCGTATAGAAACTCCAGATCGATTAGGCAGAGCAGGCATCCATAAAATTGGAATTGGGAATCTAATAGGCTTGGAAGATTGGCGAACGGATTGTTTCTTTACCGCTCTCCATCTTAACTATCTCGAAAAAAAATATTGGCAAACCAAATACTCTATTTCATTTCCAAGGCTAAGACCTTTTAGCGGAGGCTTGGAGCCTAAAGTAGAAATGATCGATAGAGAACTTGTCCAACTGATTTGCGCTTACCGTATATTCAATGAAGAAGTGGAACTTTCATTATCAACCAGAGAGCGTGAGATATTCAGAGACAATGTTATCAAACTCGGCATTACAACAATTAGTGCAGGATCTAAAACCAATCCTGGAGGATATGCCGCTGCTAAAGAATCGCTTGAGCAATTTGAGATATCGGATGAAAGAAGCCCTCAGCAAATTGCGGAGATGATTCGAAAGCAAGGCTATGAAGCCGTCTGGAAAGATTGGGATGCCGTTTTAGCTTAA
- a CDS encoding HesA/MoeB/ThiF family protein — protein sequence MKKNILSAEERIRYSRHLILPEIGHERQMKLKNSSVLMIGAGGLGCPVLQYLTAAGVGKIGIIDNDKVDFTNLQRQIIYTTEDIGKYKAEVAQQRLSIQNPFVDFEVILKRFSSDNALELVEKYDLIIDGSDNFETRYLLNDACVIKNKPFIYGSIYKFEGQVSVFNYKDGPTYRCLFPEPPNEGEMPNCSEIGVIGILPGVIGSLQANEAIKVLAEIGEPLNGKLLSIDLLNNQFFSFDFEKVPEQCDITELDIDYSLACALPEVEDNIHLAPDKIATVLDHLDQWNLIDVRDEYEFEADNIGGVNIPIYELEDEFDQIDPDKPTLVICQVGLRSLQAVQLIKNHYPDIKIYHFEKGLDEALQYLS from the coding sequence ATGAAGAAAAATATATTATCAGCCGAAGAAAGAATAAGATACAGCAGACATTTGATCTTACCCGAAATTGGGCATGAAAGGCAGATGAAATTAAAAAACTCTTCAGTATTAATGATCGGTGCCGGCGGATTAGGCTGTCCTGTATTGCAATATCTGACTGCCGCCGGTGTTGGCAAGATCGGAATTATAGACAATGACAAAGTGGATTTCACTAATTTGCAAAGACAAATTATTTACACAACAGAAGATATTGGCAAATACAAAGCTGAAGTCGCTCAACAAAGACTAAGTATACAAAATCCTTTCGTCGATTTTGAGGTAATCTTAAAAAGATTCTCCTCTGACAATGCCTTGGAACTAGTTGAAAAATATGATCTGATAATTGATGGATCCGATAATTTTGAAACAAGATATCTTCTTAATGACGCTTGCGTGATTAAAAACAAGCCATTCATCTACGGGTCTATTTACAAGTTTGAAGGACAAGTTTCAGTTTTTAATTACAAAGACGGGCCGACTTATCGTTGTTTATTCCCCGAACCTCCAAATGAGGGAGAAATGCCTAATTGTTCTGAAATTGGAGTTATCGGCATATTACCCGGAGTTATCGGGTCTCTGCAAGCCAATGAAGCTATAAAAGTATTAGCAGAAATCGGAGAGCCTCTTAATGGAAAGTTATTATCCATCGACTTATTGAACAATCAATTTTTCAGCTTTGATTTTGAAAAAGTGCCTGAACAATGCGATATCACTGAACTTGACATCGACTATAGCTTAGCTTGTGCATTGCCTGAAGTCGAAGACAATATTCATTTAGCGCCTGACAAGATCGCAACCGTTCTCGATCACCTTGATCAATGGAATTTGATAGATGTAAGGGACGAATACGAATTTGAAGCAGATAATATCGGAGGCGTTAATATCCCTATCTACGAACTTGAAGATGAATTTGACCAAATCGATCCAGATAAACCAACACTGGTAATATGCCAAGTTGGATTAAGAAGCCTTCAGGCAGTTCAATTAATTAAAAATCACTATCCCGATATCAAAATTTACCACTTTGAAAAAGGCCTTGATGAAGCCCTGCAATATTTAAGCTAG
- a CDS encoding Rpn family recombination-promoting nuclease/putative transposase, whose translation MIEKFINPFTDFGFKKLFGEDQNKELLIDFLNQLLPPKDQIKDLTFHQNEHYSRSSEDRRAIFDLYCENQDGEKFIIELQRARQSNFKERSLYYASFPIQEQAKSGMDWKFDLKGVYTIGIMDFIFEEHKDKPNKILHHVQLMETELKEVYYDKLTFIYLETPKFVKQAHELETRFDKWLYLLRNLNRLTDRPVELQERIFQRFFDLAEIAKYDPQQLHEYRESLKQLRDYYNTLDTSKQEGIEIGIEIGRKKGIEEGIKAGKIQSAKTLISFGISIEKIAESTGLSVEEIKNLM comes from the coding sequence ATGATCGAAAAATTCATAAACCCTTTTACGGATTTTGGTTTTAAGAAGCTATTTGGAGAAGACCAAAATAAAGAATTGCTGATTGACTTTTTGAATCAGTTATTGCCTCCAAAAGATCAAATAAAGGATTTGACTTTTCATCAAAATGAGCATTATTCAAGATCTTCTGAAGATCGTCGGGCAATATTTGATTTGTATTGTGAGAATCAGGATGGCGAGAAATTTATCATTGAACTTCAGAGAGCCAGGCAGAGTAACTTTAAGGAAAGAAGCTTGTATTATGCTTCGTTTCCCATTCAGGAACAGGCAAAATCCGGTATGGATTGGAAGTTTGATTTGAAAGGCGTTTATACTATTGGCATTATGGACTTTATATTTGAAGAGCATAAAGACAAGCCAAATAAGATTTTGCACCATGTTCAGTTGATGGAGACTGAGCTTAAAGAAGTATATTACGACAAGTTGACTTTTATCTATCTGGAAACGCCTAAGTTCGTGAAGCAAGCGCATGAATTAGAAACCAGATTTGACAAATGGTTATACCTGCTCAGAAATCTTAATCGACTGACAGACAGGCCTGTTGAATTGCAAGAGCGTATATTTCAACGTTTTTTTGATCTAGCGGAAATCGCCAAGTATGATCCTCAACAACTTCATGAATATCGTGAATCATTAAAACAGCTTCGCGATTATTACAACACTTTGGATACTAGCAAGCAGGAGGGAATAGAAATAGGAATAGAAATAGGCAGAAAAAAAGGAATAGAAGAAGGCATTAAAGCTGGTAAAATACAGTCCGCTAAAACCTTGATTTCTTTTGGAATTTCAATAGAAAAGATAGCTGAAAGCACTGGTCTTTCAGTAGAAGAAATTAAGAATTTGATGTAG
- a CDS encoding DUF819 domain-containing protein, with the protein MSKIFPLQNDAVVLGLLLFILFLVFKTSSSKNPTFNKFYKIVPSLLLCYFIPAILNSIGIVSSESSKLYFVASRYFLPASLVLLCISIDLKGILKLGPKAIIMFLAASLGIIIGGPVALLLVSKIAPEVLGGEGPEEIWRGLSTVAGSWIGGGANQTAMKEIYGASDKLFSAMIIVDIFVANVFMSVLLYCTGKSDKIDQWLGANNSAIVSLREKMDTYQDSISKVPSFVDLATMFGIAFFAVGISHFLADMIGPVLDKSISGMIEADPDSYAFLLTSFGSKFFWLVVLSTVAGVALSFTKYRELEGVGASKFGSLFLYILVATIGMKMNIVELYENWAVFKYLITVGLIWIMIHAIVLIVVAKMIKAPFFYVAVGSQANVGGAASAPIVASAFSPSLAPVGVLLAVFGYAVGTFGAIICTILLQWVSS; encoded by the coding sequence ATGAGTAAAATATTTCCATTACAGAATGATGCTGTAGTGCTTGGGCTTTTGTTGTTCATTTTATTTTTGGTTTTTAAAACTTCTAGTTCTAAAAACCCCACATTCAATAAGTTTTACAAAATAGTGCCATCTTTGCTGCTTTGTTACTTTATCCCCGCGATTTTGAATTCAATAGGGATAGTTTCTAGTGAATCATCCAAATTATATTTTGTTGCCTCCAGATACTTTTTGCCAGCAAGTTTGGTTTTGCTTTGCATAAGCATTGACCTGAAAGGAATTTTGAAACTTGGGCCGAAGGCGATTATTATGTTTTTAGCCGCATCTTTGGGCATTATCATTGGAGGTCCGGTTGCACTTTTGTTGGTTTCCAAGATTGCTCCTGAAGTGCTGGGAGGAGAAGGACCTGAAGAAATTTGGCGAGGATTGTCAACGGTAGCTGGTAGCTGGATAGGCGGAGGCGCTAACCAGACCGCAATGAAGGAAATCTATGGAGCCAGTGACAAGTTGTTTTCAGCGATGATTATTGTAGATATCTTTGTAGCTAATGTGTTCATGTCGGTTTTGCTATATTGCACTGGCAAGTCTGATAAAATTGATCAATGGCTTGGCGCGAACAATTCCGCTATTGTTTCATTGCGAGAGAAAATGGATACATATCAGGATAGTATTTCTAAGGTTCCAAGCTTTGTTGATCTTGCGACAATGTTTGGCATAGCATTTTTTGCAGTAGGGATTTCTCATTTTCTTGCTGATATGATAGGGCCTGTTTTAGACAAAAGCATCAGTGGTATGATCGAAGCAGATCCGGATTCTTATGCTTTCCTATTGACTTCTTTTGGAAGCAAGTTTTTTTGGCTGGTTGTGTTGTCTACAGTTGCTGGTGTAGCATTGTCATTCACTAAGTATAGAGAGTTGGAAGGAGTGGGAGCATCAAAATTCGGTAGCTTGTTTCTGTATATTCTTGTGGCAACGATAGGAATGAAAATGAACATTGTGGAGCTGTATGAGAATTGGGCTGTATTCAAATACTTGATTACTGTGGGCTTGATATGGATTATGATACATGCGATTGTGCTTATAGTAGTAGCCAAGATGATCAAAGCGCCATTTTTTTACGTTGCTGTGGGCTCGCAAGCTAATGTTGGCGGTGCGGCTTCTGCGCCGATAGTGGCCTCGGCATTTTCTCCTTCGTTGGCTCCTGTGGGAGTTTTATTGGCTGTTTTTGGATATGCAGTAGGTACGTTCGGAGCTATTATATGCACTATATTGTTGCAATGGGTTTCATCTTAA
- a CDS encoding endonuclease/exonuclease/phosphatase family protein — protein MTSKLKGILFKLPYILAIFTLMISCQQKNKEEKSNNKELIKKVYRFATYNSSLNRSEAGKLIKELKSGESSQAENIAEIIQIVRPDVLSLQEFDFDEKGEAMQYFLKNFLSKGQNGEKPIDYPYVWVVPSNTGVETGVDFNNDKKIAAPEDAYGFGEFEGQYAFALLSKYPILWDSTKTFQKFLWKDMPNPHFPKDKNNEEYYSKKAIDIFRLSSKNHIDAPIKLVDGSIIHAIVAHPTPPVFDGPEDRNGKRNYDEIKFLSDYIKGDSSASYIVSDKGVQGGLNPNDRFVIMGDMNADPEAGDSYQKAILQFFDNSKINQQVTSGDFIPSSKGAIAYSKEHKLDSLGNNVNTRTSKWGMRVDYILPSYNIKVVDSGVFWPDSLKDFNYKMENTSDHMMVWTDIEISN, from the coding sequence ATGACATCAAAACTTAAAGGCATACTTTTTAAGCTGCCATACATCCTTGCCATATTCACATTAATGATCTCATGCCAGCAAAAGAACAAAGAAGAGAAATCTAATAATAAAGAGCTAATCAAAAAGGTATACAGATTTGCTACATATAACAGTTCATTAAACAGGTCCGAAGCTGGCAAACTAATCAAAGAACTTAAGTCAGGCGAAAGCTCTCAAGCCGAAAATATCGCTGAAATAATTCAAATTGTTAGACCTGATGTGCTCAGTCTTCAAGAATTCGACTTTGACGAAAAGGGCGAAGCCATGCAGTACTTTCTAAAGAACTTTCTCAGCAAAGGTCAAAATGGTGAAAAACCAATCGATTATCCTTATGTCTGGGTAGTGCCATCAAATACTGGTGTCGAAACTGGGGTGGATTTCAACAACGACAAAAAAATAGCTGCGCCTGAAGACGCTTATGGATTTGGAGAATTTGAAGGACAATACGCTTTCGCTTTGCTTTCAAAATATCCAATACTATGGGACAGCACCAAAACATTTCAGAAGTTTCTTTGGAAAGATATGCCTAATCCACACTTCCCAAAAGACAAAAACAATGAAGAGTATTACTCTAAAAAAGCAATAGATATTTTTAGACTATCCTCTAAAAACCACATAGACGCTCCTATAAAACTTGTGGATGGAAGCATAATTCACGCAATTGTCGCGCATCCTACTCCACCTGTATTTGACGGACCGGAAGATCGCAATGGAAAAAGAAACTACGACGAAATTAAATTTCTATCGGATTATATCAAAGGCGACTCCTCAGCAAGTTATATTGTGAGCGATAAAGGCGTCCAAGGAGGATTGAACCCTAATGATAGATTCGTGATCATGGGAGATATGAACGCCGATCCTGAAGCTGGCGATAGTTATCAAAAAGCTATTCTTCAATTTTTTGACAATAGTAAAATCAATCAACAAGTTACTAGTGGAGACTTTATCCCATCAAGCAAGGGAGCTATAGCTTACTCAAAAGAACATAAACTGGACTCGCTTGGAAATAATGTAAATACAAGAACATCCAAATGGGGAATGCGAGTAGACTATATTTTGCCTTCATACAATATTAAAGTTGTTGACAGTGGCGTATTTTGGCCTGATAGCCTTAAAGACTTTAATTATAAAATGGAAAACACCTCTGACCACATGATGGTCTGGACAGATATAGAAATCAGCAACTAA
- a CDS encoding AI-2E family transporter, translated as MANILIPLVLAVFLGILFQPILKYLKAKGINQYISLVIILLMLLGAVTLFGTVVSNTLNQIIGERHQYLELLDDKTSAILHAWNKLSGNDFNFTSLVQDIISHIDANWALRASGYLLAEVGDSTEVFLLTSVFLIFLIDSIMNYPSYIAYLIGQSNNRNHIIERFEVVKKSIVKYIIVKAVASFSMSVLFGLTALSFNLDFAYFWAFITFFMYFIPTVGAFVVTIPVMVLAYIQLSFPSFIILTSILFVGQFVIANLIEPRYLGNSVSLSPVSILVGLIFWGYSWGIIGMVLSVPILIVIREILKNFPDFNFFVRLISKRNS; from the coding sequence TTGGCAAATATTCTGATCCCTTTGGTACTTGCTGTATTTTTAGGAATTCTGTTTCAACCTATCTTGAAATACTTGAAAGCTAAAGGCATTAATCAGTATATCAGTTTAGTGATTATTCTTTTGATGTTGTTGGGAGCTGTAACATTGTTTGGAACGGTGGTATCGAATACTTTGAATCAAATAATAGGGGAGAGGCATCAATATTTGGAGCTTCTTGATGATAAAACATCAGCGATTCTGCATGCTTGGAATAAACTATCTGGAAATGATTTTAACTTTACTTCATTAGTTCAAGATATTATTTCCCATATAGACGCTAATTGGGCTTTAAGAGCTTCAGGATATCTTTTAGCAGAGGTTGGAGACTCTACTGAGGTATTTTTGTTGACATCAGTTTTTTTGATCTTTCTTATTGACTCGATTATGAATTACCCATCCTACATTGCGTACTTGATTGGGCAATCCAATAATAGGAATCATATTATTGAGCGATTTGAAGTGGTGAAAAAATCAATAGTCAAGTATATTATAGTTAAAGCAGTGGCGAGTTTTAGCATGTCGGTATTATTTGGATTGACTGCTTTGTCGTTTAATTTGGATTTCGCATACTTTTGGGCTTTCATCACCTTCTTTATGTACTTTATCCCTACAGTAGGAGCTTTTGTTGTTACTATTCCGGTTATGGTATTGGCTTATATTCAACTATCTTTTCCATCATTCATTATTTTGACATCGATACTTTTTGTAGGACAGTTTGTGATTGCGAATTTGATTGAGCCTCGTTACTTGGGGAATTCGGTTTCTTTAAGTCCAGTGTCAATATTGGTGGGGTTAATATTTTGGGGGTATTCTTGGGGAATTATCGGTATGGTCTTGTCTGTTCCGATACTGATAGTGATCAGGGAAATTTTGAAGAATTTCCCTGATTTTAATTTCTTTGTTCGCCTAATAAGTAAAAGAAATAGTTAG